A single genomic interval of Amycolatopsis albispora harbors:
- a CDS encoding MbtH family protein gives MTNPFDNPDGTFSVLVNEEQQHSLWPEFADVPAGWTVAFGPASRQECLDYVETNWTDLRPASLR, from the coding sequence ATGACCAACCCCTTCGACAACCCCGACGGCACGTTCTCGGTGCTGGTCAACGAGGAGCAGCAGCACAGCCTGTGGCCGGAGTTCGCCGACGTGCCCGCCGGCTGGACGGTCGCCTTCGGACCGGCCTCGCGCCAGGAGTGCCTGGACTACGTCGAGACCAACTGGACCGACCTGCGCCCCGCCTCCCTGCGCTGA
- a CDS encoding iron-siderophore ABC transporter substrate-binding protein — protein MDRSPTRRFRRFAGLLTSALLAGAALAGCGSEEAPAAPTAPGAVPVEPAAFPVTIDHKYGSTEIKAEPKRIVTVGYTDQDALLSVGVVPVATSEFVGEFPGAIGPWATSKLNGAPLPEVMKGSADPQFEKIASLRPDLILGLYSGLTQEHYDKLAQIAPTIAQPKEFKDYGVPWQESTRKITKAVGRGGAGEMIISEVEAKLAQVKQAHPEFAGKSALMATTYQGYFIYGSEDPRSRVLTSLGFVLPPNLDQVIGDKFGANISPERTDLLNVDALAWIVAGVDEGRATLDKDTLYTGMRVAKEKREVLIDEASQYGAGISFVSPLSVPWVVDRLVPQLTAAVDGNPATEVKPVTS, from the coding sequence ATGGATCGATCCCCGACCCGCCGCTTCCGGCGTTTCGCCGGGCTGCTGACCTCGGCGCTGCTGGCCGGTGCCGCGCTCGCCGGGTGCGGTAGTGAGGAAGCGCCCGCGGCGCCCACCGCTCCGGGCGCTGTCCCGGTCGAGCCCGCCGCCTTCCCGGTGACGATCGACCACAAGTACGGGTCCACCGAGATCAAGGCGGAGCCGAAGCGGATCGTCACGGTCGGGTACACCGATCAGGACGCGCTGCTTTCCGTGGGCGTGGTGCCGGTGGCCACCAGCGAGTTCGTCGGCGAGTTCCCCGGCGCGATCGGGCCGTGGGCGACCTCGAAGCTGAACGGCGCGCCGCTGCCCGAGGTGATGAAGGGCAGCGCGGACCCGCAGTTCGAGAAGATCGCCTCGCTGCGCCCCGACCTCATCCTCGGCCTGTACTCGGGGCTGACCCAGGAGCACTACGACAAGCTCGCGCAGATCGCGCCGACCATCGCGCAGCCGAAGGAGTTCAAGGACTACGGCGTGCCGTGGCAGGAGAGCACCCGCAAGATCACCAAGGCGGTGGGCCGCGGTGGTGCCGGTGAGATGATCATCTCCGAGGTCGAGGCGAAGCTCGCGCAGGTCAAGCAGGCGCACCCGGAGTTCGCGGGCAAGAGCGCGCTGATGGCGACCACCTACCAGGGCTACTTCATCTACGGCAGCGAAGACCCGCGGTCGCGGGTGCTGACGTCGCTCGGCTTTGTGCTGCCGCCGAACCTCGACCAGGTCATCGGGGACAAGTTCGGCGCGAACATCAGTCCGGAACGCACCGACCTGCTCAACGTGGACGCGCTCGCGTGGATCGTCGCCGGGGTCGACGAGGGGCGCGCGACCTTGGACAAGGACACGCTCTACACGGGCATGCGGGTGGCCAAGGAGAAGCGCGAGGTGCTGATCGACGAGGCCAGCCAGTACGGCGCGGGCATCTCGTTCGTGTCGCCGCTGTCGGTGCCGTGGGTGGTCGACAGGCTGGTGCCGCAGCTGACCGCGGCCGTGGACGGCAACCCGGCCACCGAGGTCAAGCCCGTGACCTCCTGA
- a CDS encoding ABC transporter ATP-binding protein — translation MSAERPLLPIASGKRTWAVVAGLLREQRGRALATFAMLFSATAIGLAIAPLLGSIVDLVTNKESADALVVPVVALVGVALAQGLAMALGISMVAGLGETMLATLRERFVERALNLPLSEVERAGSGDLTSRVTSDVSVIARAVREALPELSRSTLTIVLTFGALALLDWRFLLAALLAAPIQVFAVRRYTRQAIPLYAAQRVAAGAQHQQLLDTVGGARTVRAFRLADSHVERVRRRSDAAVTLSLRGIRLVTTFFARLNYAEFIGLAAVLIAGFLLVRGGGMTIGTATAAALYFHNLFGPIMTALALVDDAQAATASLARLIGVADLPSTPEPERSAAPVDASVKTAEVGHAYVPGHDVLHEVSVHIGTGERVALVGASGAGKTTLAKLIAGIHPPSSGSISLGGVPLGELGPSATRRTVALISQEVHVFAGALADDLRLAKPSATDEELHAALAEVGALEWATSLPDGLATVVGDGGHRLTVTQAQQLALARLVLTDPPIVILDEATAEAGSAGARVLEASAGAALRGRTGLVVAHRLSQAAAADRIVVLDGGRVAESGTHDELVAAGGRYARLWEAWSGQRQ, via the coding sequence GTGAGCGCGGAACGTCCCCTGCTGCCGATCGCGTCCGGCAAGCGGACCTGGGCCGTGGTCGCCGGGCTGCTGCGCGAGCAGCGCGGGCGGGCGCTGGCCACGTTCGCGATGCTCTTCTCGGCGACGGCGATCGGGCTGGCGATCGCGCCGCTGCTCGGCTCGATCGTCGACCTGGTCACGAACAAGGAGTCCGCCGACGCGCTGGTGGTGCCGGTGGTCGCGCTGGTCGGGGTGGCACTCGCCCAGGGGCTGGCGATGGCACTCGGGATCTCCATGGTTGCCGGGCTGGGCGAGACCATGCTCGCGACGCTGCGGGAACGCTTCGTCGAGCGGGCGCTGAACCTGCCGTTGTCCGAGGTGGAGCGCGCGGGCTCCGGCGACCTGACCTCGCGGGTGACCAGCGACGTCTCGGTGATCGCGCGGGCCGTTCGTGAGGCGCTGCCGGAGCTGTCGCGGTCGACGCTGACCATCGTGCTCACCTTCGGCGCGCTGGCGTTGCTGGACTGGCGATTCCTGCTCGCGGCGCTGCTCGCGGCGCCGATCCAGGTGTTCGCCGTACGCCGGTACACGCGCCAGGCCATTCCCCTCTATGCGGCTCAGCGGGTGGCCGCGGGCGCGCAGCACCAGCAGTTGCTCGACACGGTCGGCGGTGCGCGCACGGTCCGGGCGTTCCGGCTGGCGGACAGCCACGTCGAGCGGGTGCGCCGGCGGTCCGATGCGGCGGTCACGCTGTCCCTGCGCGGGATCCGGCTGGTGACGACCTTCTTCGCGCGATTGAACTACGCCGAGTTCATCGGCCTGGCGGCGGTGCTGATCGCCGGGTTCCTGCTGGTGCGCGGCGGTGGCATGACGATCGGCACGGCCACCGCGGCGGCGCTGTACTTCCACAACCTGTTCGGGCCGATCATGACCGCGCTGGCGCTGGTCGACGACGCGCAGGCGGCCACCGCGAGTCTCGCGCGCCTGATCGGTGTCGCCGACCTGCCCTCGACCCCGGAGCCGGAGCGGTCGGCCGCCCCGGTCGACGCCTCGGTGAAGACCGCCGAGGTGGGGCACGCCTACGTGCCGGGGCACGACGTGCTGCACGAGGTCAGCGTGCACATCGGCACCGGGGAGCGGGTCGCGCTCGTGGGGGCGAGCGGTGCCGGGAAGACGACCTTGGCGAAGCTGATCGCCGGCATCCACCCGCCGTCGAGCGGGTCGATCTCGCTGGGCGGCGTGCCGCTGGGCGAGCTGGGGCCGTCCGCGACGCGGCGCACGGTCGCCCTGATCAGCCAGGAGGTGCATGTGTTCGCCGGTGCGCTGGCCGACGACCTGCGCCTGGCGAAACCGTCGGCGACCGACGAGGAGCTGCACGCGGCACTGGCCGAGGTCGGCGCGCTGGAGTGGGCGACCTCGCTGCCGGACGGCCTCGCCACCGTGGTCGGCGACGGTGGTCACCGGCTCACTGTCACGCAGGCGCAGCAGCTGGCGCTGGCGCGGCTGGTTCTGACCGATCCGCCGATCGTCATCCTCGACGAGGCGACGGCCGAGGCGGGCAGCGCGGGGGCGCGGGTGCTGGAGGCGTCCGCGGGTGCCGCGCTGCGTGGCCGCACCGGGCTGGTGGTGGCGCACCGGCTCAGCCAGGCGGCCGCCGCCGACCGGATCGTGGTGCTGGACGGCGGCCGGGTGGCCGAGTCCGGAACGCATGACGAGTTGGTCGCCGCCGGTGGGCGTTATGCGCGGCTATGGGAGGCGTGGTCCGGTCAGCGACAGTGA
- a CDS encoding ABC transporter ATP-binding protein codes for MTGRDVLRRAIGGHKGRLTAASVLAAAHQGCEALVPVLIGVVVDRAIAPASAAELVTWLAVLLVLFAALSNTYRHALRLAERAAEYTGHRIRLVLSERILHPRGGAEASHLPGALVNIATEDARRVGSVNGVLPFGIAAIAGIVVSAVFLLLISVPLGLLVLLGVPPLLWLGHLIGKPLERRSGVEQERAAHASGIAADLVAGLRVLKGIGAEPAAIDRYRRTSQDSLGATLRAARAQAWHGGAVLTLTGIFIALVALVGGNLAISGAISVGDLVAAVGLAQFLLGPLSVLGWANAELAQGRASAARVAEVLSAPQAVEGGTGAVPAEVAGEVRLTGVRHGALKGVDLEVAPGELVGVVTGDPAAATSLLDCLGRDADPVEGAVLLDGTPLASMDPHEIRAAILVAAHDADLFEGTLLENVGTEDVLVAAAADEVASALPDGVHTKITERGHSLSGGQRQRVALARALAVEAPVLVVHDPTTAVDTVTEARIAAGLARFRRARTTVLVTTSPALLAETDRVVLIEDGVVSAVGRHGDLVRDLPAYRATVLS; via the coding sequence TTGACCGGCCGGGACGTGCTCCGACGCGCGATCGGCGGGCACAAGGGACGCCTCACCGCGGCTTCTGTGCTCGCGGCCGCGCACCAGGGCTGCGAAGCATTGGTGCCGGTGCTGATCGGCGTGGTGGTCGACCGGGCGATCGCGCCCGCTTCGGCTGCGGAACTGGTGACGTGGCTGGCCGTGTTGCTGGTGTTGTTCGCCGCGTTGTCGAACACCTACCGGCACGCGCTGCGCCTGGCCGAGCGTGCTGCCGAGTACACCGGGCACCGCATCCGCCTGGTGCTGAGCGAGCGGATTCTGCACCCGCGCGGCGGTGCCGAGGCGAGCCACCTGCCCGGGGCGCTGGTGAACATCGCGACCGAGGACGCGCGGCGCGTCGGCTCGGTGAACGGGGTGTTGCCGTTCGGCATCGCGGCGATCGCCGGGATCGTGGTCAGCGCCGTGTTCCTGCTGCTGATCAGCGTGCCGCTCGGGCTGCTGGTGCTGCTGGGCGTGCCACCGCTGCTGTGGCTCGGGCACCTGATCGGCAAGCCGCTCGAGCGTCGCAGCGGGGTCGAGCAGGAGCGGGCGGCGCACGCGTCGGGGATCGCCGCGGATTTGGTCGCCGGGCTGCGCGTGCTCAAGGGCATCGGCGCCGAGCCTGCCGCGATCGACCGGTACCGCCGGACGAGCCAGGACTCGCTGGGCGCCACCTTGCGCGCGGCCCGAGCGCAGGCGTGGCACGGCGGCGCGGTGCTCACGCTCACCGGCATCTTCATCGCGTTGGTCGCGCTGGTCGGCGGCAATCTCGCGATCAGCGGGGCGATCAGCGTGGGCGATCTGGTGGCCGCGGTCGGGCTCGCGCAGTTCCTGCTCGGACCGCTGAGCGTGCTCGGCTGGGCGAATGCGGAGCTGGCGCAGGGGCGGGCGTCGGCGGCTCGGGTGGCCGAGGTGCTGTCCGCGCCGCAGGCCGTCGAAGGCGGGACCGGGGCGGTCCCGGCCGAGGTCGCCGGCGAGGTCCGGCTGACCGGGGTGCGGCATGGCGCGCTCAAGGGGGTGGACCTGGAGGTCGCGCCCGGGGAACTGGTGGGCGTGGTGACCGGCGATCCGGCTGCGGCCACGAGCTTGCTGGACTGCCTCGGCCGTGACGCCGACCCGGTCGAAGGCGCCGTTCTTCTCGACGGGACACCTTTGGCGTCGATGGACCCGCACGAGATCCGCGCCGCGATTCTGGTCGCCGCGCATGACGCCGACCTCTTCGAGGGCACGCTGCTGGAGAACGTTGGCACCGAGGACGTGCTGGTCGCGGCCGCCGCGGACGAGGTCGCCAGCGCGCTGCCCGACGGCGTGCACACCAAGATCACCGAACGCGGGCATTCGCTTTCCGGTGGGCAGCGGCAGCGGGTCGCGCTGGCTCGCGCGCTCGCCGTGGAGGCGCCGGTGCTGGTGGTGCACGACCCCACGACGGCGGTCGACACGGTCACCGAGGCGAGGATCGCGGCGGGGCTGGCGCGGTTCCGGCGTGCGCGCACCACGGTGCTGGTCACCACCAGCCCGGCCCTGCTCGCCGAGACGGACCGCGTGGTGCTGATCGAAGACGGCGTGGTGAGCGCCGTGGGGCGGCACGGTGATCTGGTCCGTGACCTGCCCGCCTATCGTGCGACGGTGCTCTCGTGA
- a CDS encoding FecCD family ABC transporter permease: MVVAPPAEEAAQLKPAGARTNLLRLAGILLALGVLGFVFVLSIAIGTKDIPLATAWHVLWNNDGSSEAVIIHELRIPRTLLGIVMGAAIGLSGSLMQALTRNPLADPGLFGVNLGAAAAIVIGIAFLGVTSIFGYVWFAFAGAAAASVVVYVLGSAGRSGSSPDRLVLAGAAVTAILFAFISAVVLLNVEVFNKFRFWNVGSLVGRGTDTLWQVLPFIVLGVVIALVLARPLNALALGDQAASALGANVTATRVAGAIAVTLLCGGATAAIGPIGFVGLAVPHAARLIVGPDHRWGLPYSMVLAAILLLGADVLGRTFDDTEEVQVGIMTAIVGAPVFIALCRRRKPARL, encoded by the coding sequence TTGGTAGTCGCCCCACCTGCCGAGGAGGCCGCGCAGCTCAAACCGGCCGGCGCCCGCACGAACCTGCTCCGCCTGGCCGGGATCTTGCTCGCCCTCGGTGTGCTCGGCTTCGTCTTTGTGCTCAGCATCGCGATCGGCACGAAGGACATCCCGCTCGCCACCGCCTGGCACGTGCTGTGGAACAACGACGGCTCCAGCGAGGCTGTGATCATCCACGAGCTGCGCATCCCGCGCACGCTGCTGGGGATCGTCATGGGCGCGGCGATCGGCCTGTCCGGTTCGCTGATGCAGGCGCTGACCCGGAATCCGCTCGCCGACCCCGGCCTATTCGGCGTCAACCTCGGCGCCGCCGCCGCGATCGTGATCGGTATCGCCTTCCTTGGCGTCACCTCGATCTTCGGTTATGTGTGGTTCGCCTTCGCCGGTGCCGCCGCGGCCTCGGTGGTCGTCTACGTCCTCGGCTCGGCGGGCCGCAGCGGCTCCTCGCCGGACCGCCTTGTCCTCGCCGGTGCCGCCGTGACCGCGATACTGTTTGCCTTCATCAGCGCGGTGGTCCTGCTCAACGTCGAGGTGTTCAACAAGTTCCGGTTCTGGAACGTCGGCTCGCTGGTCGGCCGCGGTACCGACACCCTGTGGCAGGTCCTGCCGTTCATCGTTCTCGGCGTGGTGATCGCGCTCGTACTGGCGCGCCCCCTGAACGCGCTCGCGCTCGGCGACCAGGCAGCTAGCGCGCTCGGCGCCAACGTCACCGCCACCCGGGTGGCGGGCGCCATCGCGGTGACCCTGCTGTGCGGCGGCGCCACCGCGGCGATCGGCCCGATCGGCTTTGTCGGCCTGGCCGTGCCGCACGCCGCCCGCCTGATCGTCGGACCGGATCACCGCTGGGGCTTGCCCTATTCGATGGTGCTCGCGGCGATCCTCCTGCTAGGTGCCGACGTGCTCGGCCGGACCTTCGACGACACGGAAGAGGTGCAGGTCGGAATCATGACCGCCATCGTGGGAGCGCCGGTGTTCATCGCACTGTGCCGCCGCCGGAAGCCGGCGCGGCTGTGA
- a CDS encoding FecCD family ABC transporter permease, which yields MNALKTAGTDRVLRAPGGRISLRVPARAAIVCTVLAIAVAAVSVVSLTTGDYKLSVPEVVATLFGQGPPGADFIVTTLRLPRLLAALLVGVALAVSGAILQSLSGNALGSPDIIGFTHGSATGALIVIITTAGSMLETALGALIGGMITALVVYLLAFKRGMHGLRMVLIGVGVSSMLLSVNSYLITRASLQDAVSAQAWQVGGLNGRGWEHVQPVAIAVAILLPIAAYYGRRLSMLEMGDDAAKGLGVPVERSRLVLFGVSVTLCAVATAAAGPITFLALAGPQLARKLTRAAGPGLLSSALMGALLLVASDLGIQRLFPSQQLPVGIATGILGGGYLAWLLPVRWRARS from the coding sequence GTGAACGCGCTCAAGACCGCCGGCACCGACCGGGTGTTGCGCGCCCCCGGCGGCCGGATCTCCCTGCGCGTCCCAGCCCGAGCGGCCATCGTCTGCACGGTGCTGGCCATCGCCGTCGCGGCGGTTTCCGTGGTCAGCCTGACCACCGGCGACTACAAGCTCTCCGTGCCGGAAGTGGTAGCCACGCTCTTCGGCCAAGGCCCGCCTGGCGCCGACTTCATCGTCACCACCCTGCGGCTGCCGCGCCTTCTCGCAGCCTTGCTGGTCGGCGTCGCCCTCGCCGTGAGCGGCGCGATCCTGCAAAGCCTTTCCGGCAACGCGCTCGGCAGCCCCGACATCATCGGTTTCACCCACGGCTCCGCGACCGGTGCACTGATCGTCATCATCACCACCGCGGGCAGCATGCTGGAGACCGCGCTGGGTGCCTTGATCGGCGGCATGATCACCGCGCTCGTGGTCTACCTGCTGGCATTCAAACGGGGAATGCACGGCCTGCGCATGGTGCTCATCGGCGTCGGTGTCAGTTCGATGCTGTTGTCCGTCAACTCCTACCTCATCACCAGGGCCAGCCTGCAGGACGCCGTTTCCGCGCAGGCCTGGCAAGTCGGCGGCCTGAACGGGCGCGGCTGGGAACACGTGCAGCCGGTCGCCATCGCGGTCGCCATCCTGCTGCCCATCGCCGCCTACTACGGCCGTCGCCTGTCCATGCTGGAAATGGGCGACGACGCAGCCAAGGGCCTCGGCGTCCCGGTGGAGCGCAGCAGACTGGTCCTGTTCGGCGTCAGCGTGACCCTCTGCGCCGTGGCGACCGCGGCCGCCGGCCCGATCACCTTCCTCGCACTCGCCGGACCCCAACTCGCGCGCAAGCTCACCCGTGCCGCGGGCCCGGGGCTGTTGTCCTCGGCTCTGATGGGCGCCCTCCTCCTGGTCGCCAGTGACCTCGGGATCCAACGCCTGTTCCCGTCCCAGCAACTACCGGTCGGCATTGCCACCGGCATCCTCGGCGGCGGCTACCTCGCGTGGCTGCTCCCCGTGCGCTGGCGCGCGCGCAGCTAG
- a CDS encoding DUF11 domain-containing protein — protein MRRTRRLLAATLLGGAVALAGTTPAGADTAEVQLSISAPTVHPGDTVIVTETITNINGFTVLHPAARLFSTPRNLTSYAELIGCSGVTCSTVDGLDGPTGYQGTLPEALSAGESGQVSFTLKITADAPDFTHTLQGQFFGSNYATERVDGKILTVDARADRAVKLTGTPKPGLLGGRIDFTVTVTNNGPDPATSTTVTTSLPGGLRATAGSGCTSSTGKVTCTVGELANSAQGTASFSVPYGLLTIGLPFTFAASSSGGVPEDLNAANDKSSVTCTVLTPLLANCG, from the coding sequence ATGCGCCGAACCCGACGACTGCTCGCTGCCACGCTCCTGGGTGGGGCCGTGGCGCTGGCGGGCACTACGCCGGCAGGAGCGGATACCGCCGAAGTCCAGCTCTCGATCTCGGCCCCCACCGTGCACCCGGGCGATACGGTGATCGTCACCGAGACGATCACGAACATCAACGGTTTCACCGTGCTCCACCCGGCAGCACGGTTGTTCAGTACGCCGCGGAACCTGACGTCTTACGCAGAGCTGATCGGCTGCTCCGGCGTGACTTGCTCCACTGTGGACGGACTCGATGGCCCGACCGGCTACCAGGGCACGCTGCCCGAAGCACTATCGGCTGGCGAGTCCGGTCAGGTGAGCTTCACTCTCAAGATCACCGCGGACGCACCTGACTTCACACATACGTTGCAGGGGCAGTTCTTCGGCAGCAACTACGCCACCGAGCGCGTTGACGGGAAGATCCTCACCGTGGACGCGAGGGCGGACCGTGCGGTGAAGCTCACCGGCACACCGAAGCCCGGGTTACTGGGTGGGCGGATTGACTTCACGGTGACAGTCACGAACAACGGTCCAGACCCCGCCACGAGCACCACGGTGACGACCAGCCTTCCAGGCGGGTTGAGGGCCACCGCGGGCTCGGGTTGTACTTCCTCCACAGGCAAAGTGACCTGCACCGTCGGCGAATTGGCGAACAGTGCGCAGGGGACGGCTTCCTTCTCCGTGCCCTACGGTTTGCTGACCATCGGCCTTCCGTTCACGTTCGCGGCCAGCAGTTCGGGTGGCGTGCCCGAGGATCTGAATGCGGCGAACGACAAGTCGTCGGTTACCTGCACGGTGCTCACGCCGTTGCTGGCGAACTGCGGCTAG
- a CDS encoding HNH endonuclease signature motif containing protein produces MSDPSRKLSDEELTASHLDAVRKLDMAYAELLRGIAEMRSRGLKHGFSSFTHFQTETDHVSKGEALARERAADLLYRQRGSDPPVLAAVGEALGNGSINREHVTEICKVANTLSDKAPGEDLAVHERTLLDLALQARPHEVRRVGRRIVDYVEQSNKPPGDDDREQVSPQCTLRLWQGKSGHWELRGALDHANAQILHGLLGVLAKPAPRDPVSGASDPRSAAERQGDALVEILELAARCDDLPVQGGESAVLTLNINLDEMQSNQPVLVNDSAYVSMNTARRICCSGAAVTPVIFRGNGEELVLGRTSRTANKAQRRALAARDGGCTFPGCTRPPKWTEPHHVVYWTHSGRTDLDNLVLLCSHHHRVVHHTEWHIQMIGGRPAFYAPRWLDSTQTPRYNLAHRAPDRATA; encoded by the coding sequence GTGTCCGATCCGTCTCGGAAACTTTCCGACGAAGAACTCACCGCGAGCCATCTCGACGCTGTCCGCAAGCTCGACATGGCCTACGCGGAGCTGCTTCGCGGCATCGCTGAGATGCGAAGTCGCGGGCTGAAGCACGGCTTCAGCAGTTTCACCCACTTCCAGACCGAAACCGACCACGTATCGAAAGGAGAGGCGCTGGCTCGCGAACGCGCGGCCGATCTGCTTTACCGACAACGAGGTTCTGACCCGCCTGTTCTGGCTGCCGTCGGTGAAGCCCTGGGCAACGGTTCGATCAACCGCGAGCATGTGACCGAGATCTGCAAGGTGGCGAATACCTTGTCGGACAAGGCGCCCGGCGAGGACTTGGCAGTTCACGAGCGCACTTTGCTGGACCTGGCGCTGCAGGCCCGGCCGCATGAGGTGCGCCGAGTCGGCAGGCGGATCGTGGACTACGTCGAGCAAAGCAACAAGCCGCCCGGCGACGACGACCGCGAACAGGTTAGTCCGCAGTGCACATTGCGGCTGTGGCAAGGCAAGAGTGGTCACTGGGAGCTGCGCGGCGCGCTCGATCACGCCAACGCGCAGATCCTGCACGGGCTTCTTGGCGTGCTGGCCAAGCCGGCGCCCAGGGATCCGGTGAGTGGCGCTTCCGATCCGCGGTCCGCAGCCGAACGACAAGGAGATGCCTTGGTCGAGATCCTGGAACTGGCTGCACGCTGTGACGACCTTCCAGTGCAAGGCGGTGAGTCGGCGGTTCTGACGCTCAACATCAACCTGGACGAGATGCAGTCGAATCAGCCGGTGCTGGTCAACGATTCCGCCTACGTCTCCATGAACACCGCTCGCCGGATCTGTTGCAGTGGTGCCGCTGTGACGCCGGTGATCTTCCGCGGGAACGGTGAGGAACTGGTGCTCGGCAGAACGAGCCGCACGGCGAACAAGGCCCAGCGAAGAGCGCTGGCAGCTCGGGATGGTGGGTGCACGTTCCCGGGTTGCACGCGGCCTCCTAAGTGGACTGAGCCGCATCACGTCGTGTACTGGACACACAGCGGTCGGACCGACCTGGACAACCTGGTGTTGCTGTGTAGCCATCACCACCGGGTTGTCCACCACACCGAGTGGCACATCCAGATGATCGGCGGTCGTCCCGCGTTCTACGCGCCACGCTGGCTCGATTCGACGCAAACGCCGCGGTACAACCTCGCCCATCGCGCTCCTGATCGGGCCACCGCGTAG
- a CDS encoding SDR family oxidoreductase, translating into MVSTEKVAVVTGAGSGLGKVVALALLEDGYRVALAGRRPEPLAETAAGFDGAEVIPTDVASADSVAALFDAVQSKWGRVDLLFNNAGTSGPAGDVDEISPEDWASTVGVNLTGSFLCAHHAVRLMKEQRPRGGRIINNGSISAHSPRPQRAAYTATKHAITGLTKQISLDGRAYDIACGQIDIGNAATDLASAFADGVPQANGTIMPEPTFDPAHVASAVLYMANLPLNTNVQFMTIAATNMPFIGRG; encoded by the coding sequence ATGGTTTCGACGGAGAAGGTCGCGGTGGTGACCGGTGCGGGTTCCGGCCTCGGCAAGGTGGTGGCGCTCGCGCTGCTGGAGGACGGGTACCGGGTCGCGCTCGCCGGACGGCGGCCGGAGCCGCTGGCCGAGACGGCGGCCGGGTTCGACGGGGCCGAGGTGATCCCGACCGATGTGGCGTCGGCGGATTCGGTGGCAGCCTTGTTCGACGCCGTGCAGAGCAAGTGGGGCCGGGTGGACCTGCTGTTCAACAACGCCGGGACGTCGGGACCCGCTGGTGATGTCGACGAAATCTCGCCGGAGGACTGGGCGAGCACGGTCGGAGTGAACCTGACCGGTTCGTTCCTGTGCGCGCACCACGCCGTACGGCTGATGAAGGAGCAGCGGCCGCGCGGTGGCCGGATCATCAACAACGGGTCGATCTCCGCGCACTCGCCGCGCCCGCAGCGGGCTGCCTACACCGCGACGAAGCACGCGATCACGGGCTTGACGAAGCAGATCTCGCTGGATGGGCGTGCCTACGACATCGCGTGTGGACAGATCGACATCGGCAACGCCGCCACCGACCTCGCCTCGGCGTTCGCGGACGGCGTGCCGCAGGCGAATGGGACGATCATGCCGGAACCGACATTCGATCCGGCTCACGTGGCGAGCGCGGTGCTCTACATGGCGAACCTGCCGCTCAACACGAATGTTCAGTTCATGACCATCGCTGCCACGAACATGCCGTTCATCGGGCGGGGTTGA